A genomic window from Synechococcus sp. WH 8016 includes:
- a CDS encoding Nif11-like leader peptide family natural product precursor encodes MSALQSFLEHLQRDGRLQSRVQSAMTAAEVAMIAQELGYPVSGSELLLLSGKSLRGMRVVRIDHPGEYPHRY; translated from the coding sequence TTGAGCGCTCTCCAGTCCTTTTTGGAGCACTTGCAACGCGATGGTCGTTTGCAAAGCCGTGTTCAATCGGCAATGACAGCTGCTGAGGTTGCGATGATCGCTCAGGAGCTTGGCTATCCCGTGTCAGGAAGTGAGCTGCTTTTGCTATCAGGTAAGTCTCTGAGAGGGATGCGGGTGGTTCGTATTGATCATCCTGGTGAATATCCACACCGTTACTGA
- a CDS encoding glycosyl hydrolase family 57 yields the protein MTHYQSPAIAGREADLHSLLQNREPVWLQDTNLRLQGISSAFACALHMHQPTIPAGKSGELVSHLQYMVENQGEGDNHNAEPFAQCYRRMADLIPQLISEGCNPRIMLDYSGNLLWGVHQMGREDITGALRYLACDLEMQRHVEWLGTFWSHAVAPSTPIPDLKLQISAWQHQFVDLFGEEALKRVKGFSPPEMHLPNHPDTLHAFIQALNECGYSWLMVQEHSVENPDGSPLSHAQRYLPNQLVARSSTGDIARITVLIKTQGSDTKLVGQMQPYYEALTLGKQPLGNRQVPSLVTQIADGENGGVMMNEFPEAFLQAHRKASNRNPSDNEQAQTVAINGSEWLELLEQEGVTASDFPEVQAVKQHQLWEKVGSCSTRETVNAAIDELKANNSGFSMEGASWTNNLSWVEGYDNVLEPMNQLSADFHQRFDQQTAKDPSITTGESYRNALLHLLLLETSCFRYWGQGAWTEYARSIHSRGKALLN from the coding sequence ATGACCCATTACCAATCTCCAGCGATCGCCGGCCGCGAAGCCGATCTGCATTCCCTTTTGCAGAACCGCGAGCCCGTCTGGCTCCAAGACACCAATTTGAGACTTCAGGGGATCAGCTCAGCTTTTGCCTGTGCTCTGCACATGCATCAGCCAACGATTCCCGCCGGCAAAAGCGGAGAACTGGTTTCCCATTTGCAATACATGGTCGAGAACCAGGGAGAAGGAGACAACCACAACGCGGAACCCTTCGCGCAGTGCTACCGACGGATGGCTGATCTCATTCCGCAGCTGATCAGCGAGGGCTGCAATCCAAGAATCATGCTCGATTATTCCGGAAACCTCCTTTGGGGAGTTCACCAGATGGGCCGTGAAGACATCACGGGGGCACTCCGCTATCTCGCCTGTGATCTGGAGATGCAACGCCACGTGGAATGGCTGGGTACGTTCTGGAGCCATGCGGTGGCTCCATCAACACCGATTCCGGATCTCAAGCTTCAGATCAGTGCCTGGCAACACCAGTTTGTTGATCTCTTTGGGGAAGAGGCACTCAAGAGGGTGAAAGGGTTTTCACCACCGGAAATGCATCTTCCCAATCACCCAGACACCCTTCATGCCTTCATTCAAGCCCTCAATGAATGCGGCTACAGCTGGTTAATGGTTCAAGAACACAGCGTCGAAAACCCGGATGGATCCCCTCTTTCCCATGCACAGAGATATCTCCCCAACCAACTGGTTGCACGCAGCTCAACAGGAGACATTGCAAGGATCACAGTCTTAATCAAGACACAAGGCTCAGACACAAAGCTCGTGGGCCAAATGCAGCCGTATTACGAGGCTCTCACCCTTGGGAAACAACCGCTTGGAAACAGACAGGTTCCATCCTTGGTGACCCAAATCGCTGATGGCGAAAACGGGGGGGTGATGATGAATGAATTCCCTGAGGCATTCCTTCAAGCGCACCGCAAAGCATCCAATCGCAACCCATCCGACAACGAACAAGCCCAAACGGTGGCGATCAACGGAAGTGAATGGCTTGAACTTCTTGAACAGGAAGGAGTTACGGCCTCCGATTTCCCCGAAGTACAAGCCGTGAAGCAGCACCAGCTATGGGAGAAGGTGGGCAGCTGTTCGACGCGTGAAACCGTCAACGCAGCAATCGATGAACTCAAAGCCAATAACAGCGGCTTCTCGATGGAGGGGGCCTCTTGGACTAACAACCTCAGTTGGGTTGAGGGCTACGACAACGTCTTGGAACCGATGAATCAACTCAGCGCAGACTTTCATCAACGCTTCGACCAGCAAACAGCAAAAGATCCATCGATCACAACGGGCGAAAGTTACCGAAACGCGCTGCTTCATCTGCTTCTACTGGAAACAAGCTGCTTTCGTTACTGGGGACAAGGAGCATGGACGGAATACGCACGCAGCATTCACAGCCGAGGCAAGGCCTTGCTGAACTAA
- a CDS encoding TIGR03894 family protein yields the protein MADKELLKEVGQELWGSVKKLRPGLPRESRLELTLKALMVIGDLSDQLQAAVVVGLIAEQEPPENEPEGKDVTTSSDSEPEVDQTPDGRRVVRRRSRAAG from the coding sequence ATGGCGGACAAGGAGCTACTCAAGGAAGTCGGGCAGGAGTTGTGGGGTTCTGTCAAGAAGCTGCGCCCGGGTTTGCCTCGTGAGTCTCGATTGGAGCTCACCCTCAAGGCCTTGATGGTGATTGGTGATCTTTCTGATCAGCTTCAGGCTGCGGTGGTTGTGGGTCTTATTGCAGAGCAAGAACCGCCTGAAAACGAACCTGAGGGCAAAGATGTCACCACCAGCTCTGATAGCGAACCCGAGGTGGATCAGACCCCCGATGGTCGACGCGTCGTGCGTCGTCGATCACGTGCAGCAGGGTAA